The following proteins are encoded in a genomic region of Penaeus chinensis breed Huanghai No. 1 chromosome 10, ASM1920278v2, whole genome shotgun sequence:
- the LOC125029911 gene encoding uncharacterized protein LOC125029911: MAHTATGVDGRSFVPCLRGLFRLRYDQESAEVSEVPDGRFPRASRSQAEQIKMRAIFFLALAALAAAEPSQSKVNIVNEPQDGDVHNRVKRELTGDPDGHGPYINVDMEINAGPHAHVAVDVDVNIGQ, from the exons ATGGCGCACACCGCCACAGGTGTCGATGGGCGGAGCTTCGTCCCCTGCCTCCGCGGGCTATTTAGGCTCCGATACGACCAGGAAAGCGCAGAGGTGAGTGAGGTTCCCGACGGACGGTTCCCTCGCGCTTCTCGCTCGCAAGCAG AGCAAATCAAAATGAGGGCGATATTCTTCCTGGCGTTGGCTGCACTG GCCGCCGCTGAGCCAAGTCAAAGCAAGGTCAACATCGTGAACGAGCCACAGGATGGCGATGTCCATAACAGGGTCAAGAGAGAGCTCACGGGAGACCCGGATGGCCACGGCCCATATATCAACGTGGATATGGAGATCAACGCTGGACCCCATGCGCACGTAGCCGTTGACGTTGACGTCAACATTGGTCAGTAA